The proteins below come from a single Mya arenaria isolate MELC-2E11 chromosome 8, ASM2691426v1 genomic window:
- the LOC128244057 gene encoding GTP-binding protein REM 1-like, which yields MTKKAMNADKNERKHSVPKIRHEVSNDVKTDHEERTVADKNQRKIQILASEQGSHSSSILTPTAHHGRSSSFRSRPRPKLLNVDGDRPRRSSLPSPSANLLSVSFGNIPKHKETSDEQPLQRVRSFKTTSKGGIVNRGDSFKRSSNSINSTGSAMHSEHGGARSHNNSRQRINSTQSRDSDTADSTGSSMDTVIHKVAMLGDKGVGITSLTNQFMTSEFVAFETENDDDETDRHVTVLLNSEETTLKIVDRPINLKEMSSQSFDAFAVVYSITDRASYQAAVDILYLIRHQLAIQDKPTVLIANKIDLVRKRKVTREEGRSVAKQYTCKYCETSAALNHHVDELLVGILSQIRLHKTPGLQKDPPNFDVRPSQNKVAKCSMPGPKRLLNFIFRKKTMQPSCHECENLFTL from the exons ATGACAAAGAAAGCGATGAATGCAGATAAAAATGAGCGAAAACACAGTGTGCCTAAAATACGCCATGAAGTTTCAAACGACGTCAAAACAGACCACGAGGAGCGAACAGTTGCAGACAAAAaccaaagaaaaatacaaatactggCATCGGAACAGGGTAGTCATAGCTCTTCCATATTAACACCAACAGCACATCATGGACGATCAAGCTCATTCCGTAGCCGACCCAGACCGAAACTGTTAAACGTTGACGGTGACCGACCAAGACGAAGCAGTTTACCATCACCTTCGGCGAACCTTCTCTCTGTATCTTTTGGCAATATTCCGAAACACAAGGAAACATCTGACGAACAGCCATTGCAAAGAGTAAGGTCATTTAAAACCACATCGAAAGGGGGCATTGTTAACAGAGGAGACTCTTTTAAACGGAGCTCTAATAGTATTAACTCAACCGGGAGTGCAATGCATAGCGAGCATGGGGGAGCTAGATCACATAACAACAGCAGACAACGAATTAACAGCACGCAATCCCGAGACAGTGATACCGCGGACAGTACGGGATCTTCTATGGATACAGTTATTCATAAAGTTGCCATGCTTGGAGACAAAGGAGTCGGAATAACGTCTTTGACCAATCAGTTTATGACATCGGAGTTTGTTGCATTTGAAACAGAGAACG ATGACGATGAAACAGATCGTCACGTGACGGTTCTATTAAACTCCGAAGAGACAACACTAAAAATTGTTGACCGACCAATTAATTTAAAG GAGATGTCCAGCCAATCGTTTGACGCATTTGCAGTTGTTTATTCAATCACAGATAGGGCGAGTTATCAGGCGGCTGTTGATATTTTGTACCTCATACGACATCAACTTGCAATTCAAGACAAACCTACTGTTCTAATCGCAAACAAAATCGACCTTGTGAGAAAAAGAAAAGTCACGAGAGAAG AAGGAAGATCCGTAGCCAAGCAGTACACCTGTAAATACTGTGAAACATCAGCAGCTCTAAATCACCACGTAGATGAACTCCTGGTTGGAATACTGAGTCAAATCCGCCTGCACAAGACCCCGGGACTACAAAAGGATCCGCCCAACTTTGATGTTAGGCCAAGCCAAAACAAGGTTGCCAAATGTTCCATGCCTGGACCAAAACGCTTGCTTAATTTCATATTTCGTAAAAAGACAATGCAACCCTCTTGCCATGAATGTGAAAATCTATTTACATTATAG